One region of Pirellulales bacterium genomic DNA includes:
- a CDS encoding aldolase/citrate lyase family protein, with translation MPMLRNTLKEKLAAGKLTRGLWVTLEAPTITEIAIELGFDWVTIDAEHGHLDFKAILEHVRATRGTDTTPLVRIAEVQQGLIKRVLDIGAAGIIVPQVTGPDEVAAAVRFAKYPPQGVRGVGGERATSWSMRLAESTRTANDQTMVIPLIETVAAFQSLDAIMSVPGVDALFIGPADLSASAGHLGHWEGPGVADMVLSIKDHAAARGLACGVMATSTDNARARRDQGFRMIGVASDTGLIIRGAQEGLRAIEG, from the coding sequence ATGCCAATGCTTCGCAACACGCTCAAGGAAAAACTCGCGGCGGGAAAGCTGACGCGGGGATTGTGGGTGACGCTCGAAGCACCCACGATCACCGAGATCGCCATCGAGCTAGGCTTTGACTGGGTCACGATCGACGCCGAGCATGGTCATCTCGATTTCAAGGCCATCCTGGAACACGTTCGCGCAACACGAGGGACCGACACGACACCCCTGGTGCGCATCGCCGAGGTGCAGCAAGGGCTGATCAAGCGTGTGCTGGATATTGGCGCCGCCGGCATCATCGTGCCACAAGTTACCGGGCCCGACGAGGTCGCCGCCGCCGTCCGCTTTGCCAAATACCCGCCGCAGGGGGTGCGCGGTGTCGGCGGCGAGCGGGCCACCAGCTGGTCGATGCGATTGGCCGAATCCACGCGCACGGCCAACGATCAAACAATGGTCATTCCGCTCATCGAGACGGTAGCTGCGTTCCAGTCGCTCGACGCGATCATGAGCGTGCCGGGCGTCGATGCGTTGTTCATCGGCCCCGCCGATCTGTCGGCCTCGGCCGGGCATCTGGGTCATTGGGAAGGGCCGGGCGTAGCCGACATGGTGCTGTCCATCAAAGATCACGCGGCAGCCCGTGGCCTGGCCTGCGGTGTGATGGCCACGAGCACAGACAACGCCCGCGCCCGCCGCGACCAGGGCTTCCGCATGATCGGCGTGGCATCGGACACGGGGTTGATTATCCGCGGGGCGCAAGAAGGGCTGCGGGCGATCGAGGGATAA